Proteins encoded within one genomic window of Macaca fascicularis isolate 582-1 chromosome 16, T2T-MFA8v1.1:
- the OTOP3 gene encoding proton channel OTOP3 isoform X1, whose amino-acid sequence MGRGARAAAAQSRWGRASRASVSLGRTIRSAPAVGEAQETEAAPHKENRVDMGAKERAATDPLQQKSWLVRHFSLLLRRDRQAQKAGQLFSGLLALNVVFLGGAFICSMIFNKVAVTLGDVWILLATLKVLSLLWLLYYVASTTRRPHAVLYQDPHAGPLWVRGSLVLFGTCTFCLNIFRVGYDVSHMRCKSQLELVFPVIEMVFIGVQTWVLWKHCKDCVQVQTNFTRCGLMLTLATNLLLWVLAVTNDSMHREIEAELGILMEKYTGNETNTCLCLNATTCEAFRRGFLMLYPFSTEYCLICCAVLFVMWKNVGRSVASHMGAHPGTVPFHLHGAIFGLLLGLLVLLAGVCVFVLFQIEASGSAIAYQYFTLYYAFYVAVLPAMSLACLAGTAIHGLEERELDTVKNPTRSLDVVLLMGAALGQMGIAYFSIVAIVAKHPHELLNRLILAYSLLLILQHIAQNLFIIEGLHRRPLWEAVPEGLARKQEAEPPRRGSLLELGQGLQRASLAYIHSYSHLNWKRRALKEISLFLILCNITLWMMPAFGIHPEFENGLEKDFYGYQIWFTIVNFGLPLGVFYRMHSVGGLVEVYLGA is encoded by the exons ATGGGCCGCGGAGCCCGAGCGGCGGCTGCGCAGTCCCGCTGGGGGAGGGCGTCGCGGGCATCGGTCTCACTTGGACGGACGATCCGCTCAGCGCCCGCAGTCGGTG AAGCACAGGAGACTGAAGCAGCCCCACATAAGGAGAACCGAGTGGATATGGGGGCCAAGGAGAGAGCGGCCACCGACCCGCTCCAGCAGAAGTCCTGGCTGGTGCGGCATTTCTCCCTGCTGCTGCGGCGGGACCGACAAGCCCAGAAGGCCGGGCAACTCTTCTCGGGGCTCCTGGCCCTGAACGTGGTGTTCCTGGGCGGGGCCTTCATCTGCAGCATGATCTTCAACAAGGTGGCCGTCACTCTGGGCGACGTGTGGATCCTGCTGGCCACGCTGAAGGTCCTCTCCCTGCTCTGGCTTCTCTACTACGTGGCAAGCACCACCCGCCGACCACATGCCGTGCTGTACCAAGATCCCCACGCGGGGCCCCTCTGGGTGCGGG GTTCCCTAGTGCTCTTCGGCACCTGCACCTTCTGCCTCAACATCTTCCGAGTGGGCTACGATGTGAGCCACATGCGCTGCAAGTCACAGCTGGAGCTTGTCTTCCCTGTCATCGAGATGGTCTTCATCGGCGTCCAG ACCTGGGTGCTCTGGAAACACTGCAAAGACTGTGTTCAGGTCCAGACCAACTTCACTAG ATGTGGCCTGATGCTGACCCTGGCCACGAACCTGCTGCTGTGGGTTCTGGCCGTTACCAATGACTCCATGCACCGAGAGATCGAAGCTGAGCTTGGCATCCTCATGGAAAAATACACAG GCAATGAGACCAACACCTGTCTGTGCCTCAATGCCACCACGTGTGAAGCTTTCCGAAGGGGCTTCCTGATGCTGTACCCCTTCAGCACTGAGTACTGCCTCATCTGCTGTGCCGTGCTGTTTGTCATGTGGAAGAATGTGGGCCGCAGTGTGGCATCCCACATGGGTGCCCACCCTGGCACTGTGCCCTTCCACCTGCATGGGGCCATCTTCGGGCTGCTGCTGGGCCTGCTGGTGCTGTTGGCAGGCGTGTGCGTCTTTGTGCTCTTCCAAATCGAGGCCAGTGGCTCTGCCATTGCTTACCAGTATTTCACCCTCTACTATGCCTTCTATGTGGCTGTGCTGCCCGCCATGAGCCTGGCATGCCTGGCAGGCACAGCCATACATGGGCTGGAGGAGCGAGAGCTGGACACGGTCAAGAATCCTACCCGCAGCCTGGATGTGGTGCTGCTGATGGGTGCTGCACTGGGCCAGATGGGCATCGCCTATTTCTCCATTGTGGCCATTGTGGCCAAGCACCCGCATGAGCTGCTCAACCGCCTCATCCTGGCCTACTCGCTGCTGCTCATCTTGCAGCACATCGCTCAGAACCTCTTCATCATCGAGGGCCTGCACCGGCGCCCACTCTGGGAGGCAGTTCCCGAGGGCCTGGCAAGAAAGCAGGAGGCTGAGCCTCCCCGCAGAGGCTCCCTGCTGGAGCTGGGCCAGGGCCTGCAGCGGGCCTCACTGGCCTACATCCACTCCTACAGCCACCTCAACTGGAAGCGGCGGGCCCTCAAGGAGATCTCACTCTTCCTCATCCTCTGCAATATCACA CTGTGGATGATGCCTGCATTTGGCATACACCCGGAGTTTGAGAATGGGCTAGAAAAGGATTTCTACGGCTACCAGATATGGTTCACCATCGTCAACTTCGGCCTGCCTCTGGGGGTCTTCTACCGCATGCACTCTGTGGGAGGCCTGGTGGAGGTCTACCTGGGGGCCTGA
- the OTOP3 gene encoding proton channel OTOP3 isoform X2 has protein sequence MPSSEAQETEAAPHKENRVDMGAKERAATDPLQQKSWLVRHFSLLLRRDRQAQKAGQLFSGLLALNVVFLGGAFICSMIFNKVAVTLGDVWILLATLKVLSLLWLLYYVASTTRRPHAVLYQDPHAGPLWVRGSLVLFGTCTFCLNIFRVGYDVSHMRCKSQLELVFPVIEMVFIGVQTWVLWKHCKDCVQVQTNFTRCGLMLTLATNLLLWVLAVTNDSMHREIEAELGILMEKYTGMERRPGLPCCLPLPPCPPAPGNETNTCLCLNATTCEAFRRGFLMLYPFSTEYCLICCAVLFVMWKNVGRSVASHMGAHPGTVPFHLHGAIFGLLLGLLVLLAGVCVFVLFQIEASGSAIAYQYFTLYYAFYVAVLPAMSLACLAGTAIHGLEERELDTVKNPTRSLDVVLLMGAALGQMGIAYFSIVAIVAKHPHELLNRLILAYSLLLILQHIAQNLFIIEGLHRRPLWEAVPEGLARKQEAEPPRRGSLLELGQGLQRASLAYIHSYSHLNWKRRALKEISLFLILCNITLWMMPAFGIHPEFENGLEKDFYGYQIWFTIVNFGLPLGVFYRMHSVGGLVEVYLGA, from the exons ATGCCTTCTTCAGAAGCACAGGAGACTGAAGCAGCCCCACATAAGGAGAACCGAGTGGATATGGGGGCCAAGGAGAGAGCGGCCACCGACCCGCTCCAGCAGAAGTCCTGGCTGGTGCGGCATTTCTCCCTGCTGCTGCGGCGGGACCGACAAGCCCAGAAGGCCGGGCAACTCTTCTCGGGGCTCCTGGCCCTGAACGTGGTGTTCCTGGGCGGGGCCTTCATCTGCAGCATGATCTTCAACAAGGTGGCCGTCACTCTGGGCGACGTGTGGATCCTGCTGGCCACGCTGAAGGTCCTCTCCCTGCTCTGGCTTCTCTACTACGTGGCAAGCACCACCCGCCGACCACATGCCGTGCTGTACCAAGATCCCCACGCGGGGCCCCTCTGGGTGCGGG GTTCCCTAGTGCTCTTCGGCACCTGCACCTTCTGCCTCAACATCTTCCGAGTGGGCTACGATGTGAGCCACATGCGCTGCAAGTCACAGCTGGAGCTTGTCTTCCCTGTCATCGAGATGGTCTTCATCGGCGTCCAG ACCTGGGTGCTCTGGAAACACTGCAAAGACTGTGTTCAGGTCCAGACCAACTTCACTAG ATGTGGCCTGATGCTGACCCTGGCCACGAACCTGCTGCTGTGGGTTCTGGCCGTTACCAATGACTCCATGCACCGAGAGATCGAAGCTGAGCTTGGCATCCTCATGGAAAAATACACAGGTATGGAAAGGAGACCAGGTCTTCCTTgc TGTCTGcccctcccaccctgccccccCGCACCAGGCAATGAGACCAACACCTGTCTGTGCCTCAATGCCACCACGTGTGAAGCTTTCCGAAGGGGCTTCCTGATGCTGTACCCCTTCAGCACTGAGTACTGCCTCATCTGCTGTGCCGTGCTGTTTGTCATGTGGAAGAATGTGGGCCGCAGTGTGGCATCCCACATGGGTGCCCACCCTGGCACTGTGCCCTTCCACCTGCATGGGGCCATCTTCGGGCTGCTGCTGGGCCTGCTGGTGCTGTTGGCAGGCGTGTGCGTCTTTGTGCTCTTCCAAATCGAGGCCAGTGGCTCTGCCATTGCTTACCAGTATTTCACCCTCTACTATGCCTTCTATGTGGCTGTGCTGCCCGCCATGAGCCTGGCATGCCTGGCAGGCACAGCCATACATGGGCTGGAGGAGCGAGAGCTGGACACGGTCAAGAATCCTACCCGCAGCCTGGATGTGGTGCTGCTGATGGGTGCTGCACTGGGCCAGATGGGCATCGCCTATTTCTCCATTGTGGCCATTGTGGCCAAGCACCCGCATGAGCTGCTCAACCGCCTCATCCTGGCCTACTCGCTGCTGCTCATCTTGCAGCACATCGCTCAGAACCTCTTCATCATCGAGGGCCTGCACCGGCGCCCACTCTGGGAGGCAGTTCCCGAGGGCCTGGCAAGAAAGCAGGAGGCTGAGCCTCCCCGCAGAGGCTCCCTGCTGGAGCTGGGCCAGGGCCTGCAGCGGGCCTCACTGGCCTACATCCACTCCTACAGCCACCTCAACTGGAAGCGGCGGGCCCTCAAGGAGATCTCACTCTTCCTCATCCTCTGCAATATCACA CTGTGGATGATGCCTGCATTTGGCATACACCCGGAGTTTGAGAATGGGCTAGAAAAGGATTTCTACGGCTACCAGATATGGTTCACCATCGTCAACTTCGGCCTGCCTCTGGGGGTCTTCTACCGCATGCACTCTGTGGGAGGCCTGGTGGAGGTCTACCTGGGGGCCTGA